One window of Bacillus sp. (in: firmicutes) genomic DNA carries:
- a CDS encoding VOC family protein — protein MSKVTPFLMFQGNAEKAINYYTSLIEDSAIISIIRYGPNESGAEGTVMQAVFSIKGQEFMCIDSNVKHEFTFTPSFSIFVTCDTEEEIDRLYEKLIEGGQALMPLGDYQFSKKFGWIVDQFGVSWQFNLPC, from the coding sequence ATGTCAAAGGTTACACCATTTTTAATGTTTCAAGGAAATGCTGAAAAAGCAATCAATTATTATACATCTTTAATTGAGGATTCAGCTATAATAAGCATCATTCGTTACGGCCCAAATGAATCTGGTGCAGAAGGTACTGTGATGCAAGCTGTTTTTTCTATAAAAGGGCAGGAGTTTATGTGTATAGACAGTAATGTTAAACATGAATTTACGTTTACACCCTCGTTTTCCATCTTTGTAACATGTGACACCGAAGAGGAAATTGATAGGCTTTATGAAAAATTAATAGAAGGCGGACAAGCTTTAATGCCGTTAGGGGATTACCAATTCAGTAAAAAGTTTGGCTGGATTGTTGATCAATTTGGGGTTTCATGGCAATTCAATTTGCCTTGCTAA
- a CDS encoding aldo/keto reductase: MKKNRLGTSDLFVSEMGLGCMSLGTNTEKGIRIIHEALHLGINFIDTADLYDFGLNEKIVGKAIKGRRDEVIVATKVGNRWTREKDGWTWDPSAQYIKEEVKESLRRLQTEYIDLYQLHGGTIEDSIDETIAAFEDLKKEGLIRHYGISSIRPDVINEYMKKSNIVSVMMQYSLLDRRPEELFPLLKENNISVIARGPLAKGLLTEKMKEKTTAHVIQKGYLDYSFDEIVQINRKIKEITQATQTINSLALKYPLYDETVATIIPGASSIEQLWENVKAVTSISITNSQYETLQKITKDSTYQQHRK; the protein is encoded by the coding sequence ATGAAGAAAAACCGACTAGGCACATCTGATTTGTTCGTTAGTGAAATGGGTCTTGGTTGCATGTCTCTTGGAACAAATACAGAAAAAGGAATTCGCATAATCCATGAGGCACTACATCTTGGTATTAATTTTATAGACACAGCTGACCTGTATGATTTTGGCTTAAATGAAAAAATAGTAGGGAAGGCAATTAAAGGTCGCCGTGATGAAGTGATCGTTGCGACAAAAGTGGGTAATCGTTGGACAAGAGAAAAAGATGGATGGACTTGGGATCCATCGGCCCAATATATAAAAGAAGAAGTTAAAGAAAGTCTGCGCCGACTTCAGACGGAGTATATTGATTTGTACCAGTTACATGGCGGAACAATCGAGGACTCGATTGATGAAACAATTGCCGCTTTTGAAGATTTAAAAAAAGAAGGACTTATCCGCCATTATGGAATTTCATCAATTCGCCCAGACGTCATCAATGAGTATATGAAAAAATCAAATATTGTCAGTGTAATGATGCAATATAGCTTGCTTGACCGCCGTCCCGAAGAGCTTTTTCCGCTACTTAAAGAAAACAATATTAGCGTGATTGCCCGCGGGCCGTTAGCTAAAGGGCTGCTTACCGAAAAAATGAAAGAAAAAACAACAGCTCATGTGATACAAAAAGGATATCTTGATTACTCTTTTGATGAAATTGTTCAAATCAATCGAAAAATAAAAGAGATAACACAAGCAACGCAAACAATCAATAGTTTGGCATTGAAATATCCATTGTATGACGAAACTGTTGCTACAATTATTCCGGGAGCGAGCAGTATTGAGCAGTTGTGGGAAAATGTTAAGGCGGTAACATCCATATCGATAACAAATAGTCAATATGAAACATTACAAAAGATAACAAAAGATAGCACGTACCAGCAGCACCGGAAATAA
- a CDS encoding DUF1700 domain-containing protein, whose protein sequence is MNKNEFLKKLDLHLNKLSAEERQDILQDFEEHFTIGLEEGKTEEEISASLGSPNQIAKEILTTYHLEKVESHATIGNIFRAVWATIGIGFFNIVIVLGPFIALVGLIFAGWTTGIAFIVSPLLVLINTLIYPDTFELFDLFVSISLSGLGLFITIAMYFISRLLIKAFIKYLQFNVKLVKGGLKND, encoded by the coding sequence ATGAATAAAAACGAGTTTCTAAAAAAGTTAGACTTACATTTAAATAAACTTTCCGCTGAAGAACGGCAGGATATTTTACAGGATTTTGAGGAGCATTTCACCATAGGTTTAGAAGAAGGAAAAACGGAAGAAGAAATATCAGCCTCACTTGGCTCTCCTAATCAAATTGCGAAAGAAATACTAACAACGTATCATCTTGAAAAAGTAGAAAGTCATGCAACAATTGGCAATATCTTTCGAGCTGTTTGGGCAACGATTGGTATAGGCTTTTTTAACATCGTAATCGTACTTGGGCCCTTTATTGCATTGGTTGGCCTAATTTTTGCAGGCTGGACAACAGGAATCGCGTTTATTGTTTCTCCTTTACTTGTATTAATAAATACTTTAATCTACCCTGATACGTTTGAGCTTTTTGATTTATTCGTTTCAATCAGCCTTTCTGGACTAGGGTTATTTATTACTATAGCGATGTACTTTATTTCACGATTATTAATAAAGGCTTTTATCAAGTATTTACAATTTAATGTAAAGCTAGTGAAAGGCGGTTTAAAAAATGATTAA
- a CDS encoding methyltransferase domain-containing protein yields MSKKINSANRVSELVLAFKCPLCDSKMRVVDLKSLVCMNNHTFDFAKQGYVNLVPHQPNSQYSKELFEARHNIIIESQLYSMMHDTISKLIKSHLDVSNVSNTPFVIVDLGCGEGSHLQKILDGSEDNTLIGIGLDIAKEGIIQAAKRYENPIWLVGDLAKSPLADQSCHVILNILSPSNYKEFKRIIVKDGLVVKVVPRSNYLIQLREALFDNEEKKVYKNDKTVELFKQHFNLIEHFNLCYTKKLNKEELGNLVKMTPLAWSSDTEHINQFINMESADITVDLDILVGVNNGTDK; encoded by the coding sequence ATGTCGAAAAAAATAAATAGTGCAAATCGCGTAAGTGAATTGGTTTTGGCATTTAAATGCCCGCTTTGTGATAGTAAGATGAGAGTGGTCGATTTGAAAAGTCTAGTTTGTATGAATAATCACACATTTGATTTTGCTAAACAGGGCTATGTTAATCTCGTGCCCCATCAGCCAAATAGCCAGTATAGCAAAGAACTGTTTGAAGCAAGGCACAACATTATAATCGAGAGTCAGTTATATTCAATGATGCATGACACAATTTCTAAATTAATAAAGAGCCATTTAGACGTTTCAAATGTTTCAAATACCCCCTTTGTTATTGTTGATCTTGGCTGTGGGGAAGGATCACATTTACAAAAGATTTTGGATGGGAGTGAAGATAATACACTGATAGGTATCGGACTTGATATTGCAAAGGAAGGGATTATCCAGGCTGCGAAAAGATACGAAAACCCGATTTGGCTTGTTGGGGATTTAGCAAAATCTCCGTTAGCTGATCAATCCTGTCATGTCATTCTTAACATCTTATCTCCTTCCAATTACAAGGAATTCAAGCGAATAATAGTTAAGGATGGGCTAGTAGTTAAGGTTGTTCCACGTTCCAATTATCTCATACAGCTGCGCGAAGCTCTTTTTGATAATGAGGAAAAAAAGGTATATAAAAATGATAAAACAGTTGAACTTTTTAAACAGCATTTTAACTTAATAGAACATTTCAATTTGTGTTATACAAAAAAATTGAATAAAGAGGAACTGGGTAATCTAGTGAAAATGACGCCACTTGCCTGGTCTTCGGATACAGAGCATATTAATCAATTTATTAATATGGAATCTGCCGATATTACAGTAGATTTAGATATTTTGGTCGGGGTAAATAATGGAACGGACAAATAA
- a CDS encoding SDR family oxidoreductase, with amino-acid sequence MRHAIITAGSKGLGKKVTEQLLQMGCSVTVNYRSDVTRVSQLLTEWEPYKEQLQFVQGDVTKKEDIVNIINEAMSRFGRIDYLINNAGPYIFERKKLVEYDDQEWYEIINGNLNAVFHFLKLTIPIMRKQKFGRIITYGFQDAEHTPGWKYRSAFATAKAGLVSLTRTIALEEAEYGITANMVCPGDIIGEMKEADIEVSRMLRDKNTPIGRSGTGEDIGRIVGFLCEDNSDFITGSVISASGGIQVVNRGVK; translated from the coding sequence TTGAGGCATGCAATTATTACGGCAGGGTCGAAAGGGCTTGGGAAAAAAGTTACGGAACAGCTTCTGCAAATGGGTTGTTCAGTTACAGTTAATTATCGAAGCGATGTTACTAGGGTGTCTCAACTACTGACTGAATGGGAGCCATATAAGGAGCAGTTGCAATTTGTTCAAGGAGATGTAACAAAAAAAGAGGATATTGTGAATATTATTAACGAAGCGATGAGCCGCTTTGGCCGAATTGATTATCTTATTAATAATGCTGGGCCTTATATTTTTGAACGAAAAAAGCTTGTTGAGTATGATGACCAGGAATGGTATGAGATTATAAACGGGAATTTAAATGCTGTTTTTCACTTTTTAAAGTTGACGATTCCGATTATGCGAAAACAGAAGTTTGGCAGAATCATAACGTATGGCTTTCAAGATGCTGAGCATACTCCTGGCTGGAAATATCGTTCCGCATTTGCTACTGCAAAAGCGGGGCTCGTTTCTTTAACGCGGACGATTGCTCTTGAAGAAGCGGAATATGGAATCACAGCTAACATGGTTTGTCCTGGCGATATTATCGGTGAGATGAAGGAAGCAGATATTGAAGTATCAAGAATGTTACGTGATAAAAACACACCAATTGGTCGCTCTGGGACAGGTGAAGATATCGGTAGGATTGTAGGGTTTTTATGTGAAGATAACTCAGATTTCATAACAGGAAGTGTCATCTCAGCTTCTGGGGGCATTCAGGTTGTGAATCGTGGGGTGAAGTGA
- the cadA gene encoding cadmium-translocating P-type ATPase, with translation MANGQVKTYRVEGFSUASCAKTFEENVKHLDGVLDAQVNFGAAKITIYGDITIEEIEKAGAFENLKIRGEREQRGERLPFLKQKENIKVYISALFLIISWMFGHYYGEEHILPVIGYAGAILIGGYSLFLKGFKNLIRLKFDMSTLMTIAIIGAAIIGEWGEGATVVILFAISEVLERYSMDKARRSMESLMDIAPKEAFIRRGTEEMVVNVEDIEIGDILIVKPGQKLAMDGVVLKGVSTINQAAITGESIPVGKMPSDEVYAGTLNEEGLLEIKVTKRVEDTTLAKVIHLVEEAQAERAPSQAFVDQFAKYYTPAIIVLAFFIAIVPPLLLGGNWNEWIYQGLAALVVGCPCALVVSTPVAVVTAIGNAARHGVLIKGGIYLEEAGALKVIAFDKTGTLTKGVPVVTDLLAFHGGSERELLTITAALEKNSQHPLASAIMRKAEELSLNFSDISGYVEDFQSITGKGIKAKIGGQLYYVGSPSLFEEVLTNRFSTELKAEITALQSTGKTVMLVGNEQEIFLMIAVADEIRESTCDVIHKLSELGIEKTIMLTGDNMGTAEAIGKQVGVTDIKAGLLPEDKLTYIKELRKGGLKVAMVGDGVNDAPALAAATIGVAMGGAGTDTALETADIALMSDDLKKLPYTIKLSRRALAIIKQNITFSLAVKALALLLVIPSWLTLWIAIFADMGATLLVTLNSLRLLKIRE, from the coding sequence ATGGCTAATGGGCAAGTGAAAACATATCGGGTTGAGGGGTTTTCCTGAGCTAGCTGCGCAAAAACGTTCGAAGAGAACGTGAAACACTTGGATGGTGTTTTGGATGCACAGGTAAATTTTGGCGCTGCCAAAATAACGATTTATGGGGATATAACGATTGAAGAAATCGAAAAAGCAGGGGCATTTGAAAACCTGAAAATCCGTGGTGAGAGGGAACAAAGGGGAGAACGGCTTCCTTTTTTAAAGCAAAAAGAAAATATAAAAGTATATATATCTGCGCTCTTCCTTATTATTAGCTGGATGTTCGGTCATTATTATGGGGAAGAGCATATTTTGCCAGTGATCGGCTATGCGGGGGCAATTTTAATTGGCGGCTATTCGTTATTTTTAAAAGGATTTAAGAATTTAATTCGCTTGAAGTTTGATATGAGTACGCTTATGACAATTGCAATCATTGGAGCTGCGATTATTGGCGAGTGGGGTGAAGGGGCAACCGTTGTTATTTTATTTGCGATAAGTGAGGTGTTAGAGCGTTATTCAATGGATAAGGCCCGCAGGTCAATGGAGTCTTTAATGGATATTGCACCAAAAGAGGCCTTTATTCGTCGTGGTACGGAAGAGATGGTTGTTAATGTGGAAGATATTGAAATTGGTGATATTTTGATTGTAAAGCCTGGGCAAAAGTTGGCAATGGATGGCGTCGTGCTAAAAGGTGTGTCGACCATTAACCAAGCAGCTATTACAGGAGAAAGCATTCCGGTTGGCAAAATGCCTAGTGATGAAGTATATGCTGGTACATTGAATGAAGAAGGTTTGCTAGAAATAAAGGTTACTAAAAGAGTGGAGGATACGACATTAGCCAAAGTCATCCATTTAGTAGAGGAAGCGCAAGCTGAAAGAGCACCATCGCAGGCATTTGTTGATCAATTTGCTAAATATTATACTCCTGCCATTATTGTTTTAGCCTTTTTCATTGCGATTGTTCCACCATTGTTGCTTGGAGGAAACTGGAATGAGTGGATTTATCAGGGGCTTGCTGCCCTAGTAGTCGGTTGCCCATGTGCACTAGTTGTTTCTACACCAGTTGCCGTCGTTACAGCTATCGGAAATGCAGCAAGGCATGGGGTGTTAATTAAAGGTGGTATTTATCTTGAGGAAGCTGGTGCATTAAAGGTTATTGCTTTTGATAAGACTGGTACGCTTACAAAAGGGGTCCCAGTCGTTACCGATTTGCTTGCTTTTCATGGTGGGAGCGAACGGGAATTATTAACGATTACAGCTGCACTTGAAAAAAACTCTCAGCACCCGTTAGCTTCTGCGATTATGAGAAAAGCGGAGGAGCTGAGCTTGAATTTTTCCGATATATCTGGGTATGTGGAGGATTTTCAATCCATTACTGGTAAGGGCATCAAAGCAAAAATAGGAGGCCAGTTGTACTATGTCGGTAGCCCAAGCTTGTTTGAAGAGGTTTTAACAAATCGTTTTTCAACGGAATTAAAAGCCGAGATTACGGCGCTTCAATCAACAGGGAAAACAGTTATGCTAGTAGGAAACGAACAAGAAATATTTTTAATGATTGCTGTTGCGGATGAAATACGCGAATCAACTTGTGACGTTATTCATAAACTTTCCGAGTTGGGCATTGAAAAAACAATCATGCTAACAGGTGATAATATGGGGACAGCTGAAGCTATTGGGAAACAAGTAGGTGTGACAGACATTAAAGCTGGGCTACTTCCCGAAGATAAACTAACTTATATAAAAGAGCTTCGTAAGGGTGGCTTAAAGGTAGCAATGGTAGGTGATGGTGTTAACGATGCTCCAGCACTCGCAGCCGCAACGATTGGTGTCGCAATGGGGGGTGCTGGAACGGATACAGCTTTAGAAACCGCCGATATTGCCTTAATGTCTGATGATTTAAAGAAATTGCCTTATACAATTAAATTAAGCCGAAGGGCGTTGGCCATTATTAAGCAAAACATTACCTTTTCATTGGCAGTAAAAGCTTTAGCTCTTTTGTTAGTCATTCCAAGCTGGCTGACATTATGGATTGCTATTTTCGCTGATATGGGGGCTACCTTGCTTGTAACATTAAATAGCTTAAGGTTATTGAAAATAAGAGAATAA
- a CDS encoding VOC family protein codes for MPLNVYLTYNGNCREAVEFYGQVFGSEPKIMSFGDAPPNPEFPLPEEAKNLVIHAELTIQGSRVMFSDTFPGSPFILGNNITLAVVSKNIDEIESIFNKLKEGGKVEMELHETFFSKCYGKLTDKFGISWQLSLENEH; via the coding sequence ATGCCGTTAAATGTATATCTTACTTATAATGGAAATTGCCGAGAAGCAGTAGAATTTTACGGTCAAGTTTTTGGATCCGAGCCAAAAATCATGTCATTCGGTGATGCACCGCCGAATCCCGAATTTCCTCTACCCGAAGAAGCGAAAAACTTAGTCATCCACGCTGAGCTTACAATTCAAGGTAGCAGAGTCATGTTTTCTGATACATTTCCCGGTAGTCCTTTTATTTTGGGGAACAATATTACCCTTGCTGTAGTTAGTAAAAATATTGATGAAATTGAATCAATCTTTAATAAACTAAAAGAAGGCGGCAAAGTAGAAATGGAGCTACATGAAACATTCTTTAGTAAATGTTATGGCAAGTTGACAGATAAATTCGGAATTTCGTGGCAACTAAGCCTTGAAAATGAGCACTAA
- a CDS encoding PadR family transcriptional regulator encodes MNVQFKKGVLELCVLVLLDKQDRYGYELVQKISEQIDISEGSVYPLLRRLTKEGYFTTYLQESSEGPSRKYYQLTDKGRKYLYSLIQEWQEFSRGVNQLIKEGVNHE; translated from the coding sequence TTGAACGTACAATTTAAAAAAGGTGTATTAGAACTTTGTGTGCTTGTGTTATTAGATAAACAAGATCGTTATGGATATGAGCTTGTCCAAAAAATATCAGAACAAATTGACATCTCTGAAGGTTCGGTTTATCCATTATTAAGACGTCTTACAAAAGAAGGATATTTTACAACCTATTTACAGGAATCTTCTGAAGGCCCTTCTCGTAAGTATTACCAATTAACAGATAAAGGAAGGAAATATCTTTATTCACTTATTCAAGAATGGCAGGAATTCTCTAGAGGTGTTAATCAATTAATTAAAGAAGGTGTCAACCATGAATAA
- a CDS encoding amino acid permease gives MGEIHENEKLERGLDNRHIQLIALGGAIGVGLFYGSSATIQMAGPSILLSYLVGGLVIFTIMRALGEMAVEEPVSGSFSSYANRYLGPFAGYLTGWTYWFMWVVVGMAELTVAGVYVNYWFPDIPQWVTALAALVVITLINITNVKAFGEFEFWFALIKVVAIIAMILFGLGMIFFGIGNGGHPIGLENLWSHGGFMPNGMHGILMSLVLVMFSFGGVELVGITAGEAKNPQKSIPSAINNVVWRILIFYIAALGIMMILYPWNEIGTNGSPFVLIFDKIGIPGAAHIINFVVLTAALSAFNSGLFSSGRMLYNLSLQNNGPKYFGKLNKYRTPRRGILFSSTFLLVAVFLNYIVPEKVFLYISSVATVAVITSWTIILISQLKFRKTKTKEKVGKLAFKMPFFPISTYFALAFLALVIVLMAFIAEMRMALYVAPVWFLILYVGYRMKKKNSKESSIESGKVG, from the coding sequence GTGGGGGAAATTCATGAAAATGAGAAGCTAGAGCGAGGTTTAGACAACAGGCATATCCAGTTAATAGCACTTGGAGGTGCGATTGGAGTTGGTCTGTTCTATGGTTCAAGTGCAACGATTCAAATGGCAGGTCCGTCCATTTTGCTTTCTTATTTAGTCGGAGGTTTAGTTATTTTTACAATTATGAGAGCGTTGGGGGAAATGGCGGTAGAGGAGCCGGTTTCCGGTTCATTTAGTTCTTATGCCAATCGTTACTTAGGGCCGTTTGCAGGCTATCTAACCGGTTGGACCTATTGGTTTATGTGGGTTGTCGTTGGAATGGCGGAACTAACTGTTGCTGGCGTTTATGTGAACTACTGGTTTCCAGACATTCCGCAATGGGTGACTGCGCTTGCTGCCCTTGTTGTGATTACGTTAATAAACATAACAAACGTAAAGGCATTTGGTGAGTTTGAATTTTGGTTTGCGCTTATTAAAGTAGTGGCGATTATTGCCATGATCCTTTTCGGTCTTGGCATGATCTTTTTCGGCATCGGCAATGGTGGCCATCCAATCGGACTTGAAAATTTATGGTCACATGGCGGCTTTATGCCAAATGGAATGCACGGCATTTTAATGTCATTGGTTTTGGTCATGTTTTCATTTGGAGGTGTCGAGCTCGTTGGGATTACAGCAGGCGAAGCTAAAAATCCGCAGAAATCAATTCCCTCTGCGATTAACAATGTCGTTTGGCGGATTTTAATTTTTTATATTGCTGCATTAGGTATTATGATGATTCTATATCCTTGGAATGAAATCGGTACAAACGGCAGTCCGTTTGTGTTAATTTTTGATAAAATTGGAATTCCTGGAGCAGCCCATATTATTAACTTTGTTGTTTTAACAGCAGCATTGTCCGCTTTTAATAGTGGTTTATTCAGTTCCGGGAGGATGTTATACAATTTATCACTGCAAAATAATGGCCCGAAATATTTTGGAAAGCTTAATAAGTATCGCACACCAAGACGTGGTATCCTGTTCTCATCAACTTTTCTATTAGTCGCTGTCTTTTTAAACTATATCGTGCCTGAAAAAGTATTTTTGTATATTTCTTCAGTAGCAACTGTAGCAGTGATTACAAGCTGGACGATCATTCTTATTTCACAATTAAAGTTCAGAAAAACGAAAACAAAGGAAAAGGTTGGAAAACTAGCGTTTAAAATGCCGTTCTTTCCTATTTCAACATACTTTGCACTTGCATTTTTAGCACTTGTTATTGTCTTAATGGCTTTTATTGCTGAAATGCGCATGGCGCTATATGTAGCACCAGTATGGTTTTTAATTCTATATGTAGGATATAGGATGAAAAAGAAGAATTCTAAAGAGAGTTCGATTGAAAGCGGAAAAGTTGGATGA
- a CDS encoding putative sulfate exporter family transporter, with product MGKGIAFTFMIACLGYVLALVPGFHLLGPMACAIILAVIYRQFWGYPANLTAGIQFSSKKLLRFAIILYGLKLNINIIFHEGLGLFLWDAGTIIFAIAITLLLAKWLKADFSISLLLGVGTGVCGAAAIAAVAPIIKAKDEDTATSVGIIALVGTIFAICYTLLLPVLDVTAKKYGIWSGISLHELAHVALAAAAGGQDALAIGLLAKLGRVFLLIPLCFILIYWMKRKNNTRTDEKINIPWFLFGFIAMSFFGSYVLGPIIPVTDTVKNAIATLTTFSLTMAMVGLGLNVSLEDVKTKALRPFVAMLLTSLVLSVLTFVLL from the coding sequence ATGGGGAAGGGAATAGCATTTACTTTTATGATTGCTTGTTTAGGATATGTTTTAGCTCTAGTACCTGGTTTTCATCTCCTTGGACCAATGGCTTGTGCGATTATATTAGCGGTAATCTATCGGCAATTTTGGGGCTACCCTGCAAATTTAACAGCTGGAATTCAATTTTCTTCAAAAAAATTATTGCGGTTTGCAATTATCCTTTATGGTTTAAAACTAAATATTAATATTATTTTTCATGAAGGGTTAGGACTCTTTCTTTGGGATGCGGGAACGATTATTTTTGCAATCGCCATTACATTATTATTGGCAAAATGGCTGAAAGCAGATTTCTCAATATCTCTTCTTTTAGGAGTTGGCACAGGTGTGTGTGGAGCGGCAGCGATTGCGGCTGTTGCTCCAATTATTAAGGCTAAGGATGAAGATACAGCAACGAGTGTCGGGATAATTGCGTTAGTAGGGACAATTTTTGCAATATGCTACACGCTGCTCTTGCCAGTATTAGATGTAACGGCAAAAAAATACGGCATCTGGTCAGGCATCAGCTTGCATGAGTTGGCCCATGTCGCACTTGCCGCTGCGGCTGGTGGGCAAGATGCATTAGCAATTGGATTGCTTGCAAAACTTGGACGGGTATTTTTATTAATTCCGCTTTGTTTTATTTTGATTTATTGGATGAAACGTAAAAATAATACAAGGACAGACGAGAAAATTAATATCCCGTGGTTCCTGTTTGGATTTATTGCAATGAGCTTCTTTGGCAGCTATGTGCTTGGTCCGATTATACCTGTTACAGATACGGTAAAAAACGCAATTGCAACGTTGACAACATTTAGTTTAACAATGGCAATGGTTGGCCTTGGCTTAAATGTCAGCCTCGAAGATGTTAAAACAAAAGCATTGCGGCCCTTTGTGGCGATGCTACTAACATCCTTGGTGCTATCGGTACTAACATTTGTTTTACTGTGA
- a CDS encoding LysR family transcriptional regulator, with translation MDYQLLVFIKVAELQNFSRAAKELHMSQPAVSQHIQALEQRMGTTLLERTNKYVRLNKAGEIVYHTGIEILQAYTRMNNLVNDLVFIGKGEVSIGASYTFGEYILPHIIAQLRQEFPLIIPKIVIGNTHNIAEMIDLKQLDVGIVEGHFKQDRIKIEPFADDKMFVVISTNHRLANKMEILLSDLQNETWILRETGSGTREAAETMFSNFKFTPKEIMEFGSTQIIKESVEAGVGISLLSHWAVRKEVNLGSLKLLKVNGNPIIRKFSIIRKKTEFHTKASELFLEILQKNKALTFPK, from the coding sequence ATGGATTATCAATTGCTTGTCTTTATAAAAGTCGCAGAGTTGCAAAACTTTTCACGAGCAGCCAAGGAACTACATATGTCTCAGCCAGCGGTAAGCCAGCATATTCAGGCACTAGAGCAAAGAATGGGGACGACGTTATTAGAAAGAACAAATAAATATGTCCGATTAAATAAAGCTGGTGAAATTGTCTATCATACAGGAATAGAAATATTGCAGGCCTACACTCGAATGAACAATCTAGTCAACGATTTAGTTTTTATTGGTAAAGGAGAAGTCTCAATTGGAGCTAGCTATACATTTGGAGAGTACATCCTGCCTCATATAATTGCCCAGCTACGCCAGGAATTTCCGTTAATCATTCCGAAAATAGTGATTGGTAATACGCACAATATCGCGGAAATGATTGACCTAAAGCAGCTTGATGTAGGCATTGTGGAAGGTCATTTTAAACAAGATAGAATAAAAATAGAGCCATTTGCCGATGACAAGATGTTTGTTGTAATATCGACAAATCATCGCTTAGCAAATAAAATGGAAATCTTACTTAGTGATTTACAGAATGAAACATGGATTTTACGAGAAACAGGGTCAGGTACAAGAGAAGCAGCGGAGACGATGTTTTCTAATTTTAAATTTACCCCGAAGGAAATTATGGAATTTGGAAGTACACAAATCATTAAGGAGTCTGTCGAAGCAGGTGTAGGTATTTCATTACTATCACATTGGGCCGTAAGAAAAGAAGTTAATTTAGGTAGTTTAAAATTATTAAAAGTAAATGGAAATCCGATTATCCGCAAATTTTCTATCATCAGGAAAAAGACAGAATTCCATACGAAAGCATCAGAGTTATTCCTAGAGATTTTACAGAAAAATAAAGCACTAACCTTTCCAAAATAG
- a CDS encoding DUF4097 domain-containing protein: MINIKKISVVALILLVAGIIGAVATFKSVYKEERVLEDKVIEESQFTNIDVNADNARIEIFPTDEAKTKVTLTGSNTKYQFSTNVGESTLSVKMNYQSKKLFNFGFHPRGFKLKIRVPEKMYDNLKVQNNNGTIHIENLSAANFHGHNNNGTMQIENLKADNFFGQTNNGKIELSGIEGSAITTEAQNGRIGMKNVVSKTVKIKVSNGSISLTNVEGNLVGESHNGSIMLKTSSLDRPIDFETNNGQINIQSEKKPTNARFEVSIANGKANILDHTDKNSLFFGDGKNLIKLSTHNGKITVTD; the protein is encoded by the coding sequence ATGATTAACATTAAAAAAATCTCAGTTGTTGCTCTAATTCTACTTGTTGCTGGTATAATTGGGGCTGTAGCAACATTTAAATCAGTTTACAAAGAAGAACGCGTCCTTGAAGATAAAGTTATTGAGGAAAGTCAGTTTACAAATATTGATGTCAACGCTGACAATGCCCGCATAGAGATTTTTCCAACGGATGAGGCAAAAACTAAAGTCACACTTACCGGAAGCAACACTAAATATCAATTTTCTACTAATGTAGGTGAATCAACACTTTCAGTTAAAATGAACTACCAAAGTAAAAAGCTATTTAATTTCGGCTTCCATCCGAGAGGTTTTAAGCTAAAAATAAGAGTTCCTGAAAAAATGTACGACAACTTAAAGGTTCAAAATAATAATGGGACAATCCATATCGAAAACTTAAGTGCAGCAAATTTTCATGGCCATAATAATAATGGAACTATGCAAATTGAAAACTTAAAAGCAGACAATTTTTTCGGACAAACAAATAATGGAAAAATTGAACTAAGCGGCATTGAAGGTTCAGCTATTACGACCGAGGCACAAAACGGTCGAATTGGAATGAAGAATGTTGTTTCCAAAACAGTAAAAATAAAAGTGTCAAACGGAAGTATTTCCCTTACCAACGTTGAGGGGAATCTTGTTGGTGAGTCACATAATGGGAGCATCATGTTAAAAACAAGTTCTTTAGATCGCCCCATTGATTTTGAAACTAACAACGGTCAAATTAACATCCAATCTGAGAAAAAACCTACAAATGCTCGTTTCGAAGTTTCCATCGCGAATGGCAAGGCAAATATTTTGGATCATACCGATAAAAACTCCTTATTTTTTGGAGATGGCAAAAACTTAATCAAATTATCTACTCATAATGGTAAAATTACCGTTACAGACTAA